From Cheilinus undulatus linkage group 18, ASM1832078v1, whole genome shotgun sequence, the proteins below share one genomic window:
- the LOC121526000 gene encoding potassium voltage-gated channel subfamily F member 1-like, with protein MWTTPKPNYGTGLGSEGEISVNIGGVRVVLCGDVLNRYPESRLAELLKCSSQNQDVISSLCDDFDAGRKEFYFDRDPDAFKCIMDVYYFGEIHIKRGICPICFIKELDFWKIDPGVLDECCRSYLSEKEEELREIADKVRLILEDLDVDQCITRAQRCQRFLWRLMEKPGSSLPARIIAITSFLSVLVSAVVMCVGTIPELQVTDTEGKQVEHPVLEVIETACMSWFTAEYLLRLASSPNKLHFALSIMNVIDFMAIIPFYVVLSLTYLGTTSMIELANVQQAVQALRIMRIARIFKLARHSSGLQTLTYALKRSLKELGLLLMYMGVGIFVFSALAYTMEQSHPETLFRSIPQSFWWAIITMTTVGYGDIYPKTTLGKCNAAVSFLCGVIAIALPIHPIINNFVVFYNKQKVLETAAKHEVELMELKSDEDARRKSRNYD; from the exons ATGTGGACTACTCCGAAGCCAAACTACGGGACTGGTCTGGGCTCCGAGGGGGAGATCAGCGTGAATATCGGCGGGGTCCGGGTGGTGCTCTGTGGGGACGTTCTGAACCGATACCCGGAGAGCAGACTGGCGGAGTTACTGAAGTGTTCCTCTCAGAACCAGGACGTCATCTCGTCTCTGTGTGATGATTTTGATGCTGGCAGGAAGGAGTTCTACTTTGACAGAGATCCTGACGCCTTTAAGTGCATCATGGACGTTTACTACTTCGGAGAAATCCACATCAAACGCGGGATCTGTCCCATCTGTTTCATCAAGGAGCTGGACTTCTGGAAGATAGACCCGGGAGTGTTAGACGAGTGCTGCAGGAGTTACCTGTctgagaaggaggaggagctgagggAGATAGCAGACAAGGTCAGACTCATCCTGGAGGATCTGGATGTGGATCAGTGCATTACGCGCGCCCAGCGCTGCCAG aGGTTTCTTTGGAGGCTAATGGAGAAGCCGGGGTCATCGCTGCCAGCTCGCATCATCGCCATCacctccttcctctctgtccTGGTGTCTGCAGTGGTGATGTGCGTGGGGACCATCCCAGAGCTACAGGTGACGGACACAGAGGGGAAACAAGTGGAGCACCCCGTCCTGGAAGTGATTGAAACAGCGTGCATGTCCTGGTTCACAGCCGAGTACCTGCTGCGTCTCGCCTCCTCTCCCAACAAGCTGCACTTTGCTCTCTCCATCATGAATGTCATTGACTTCATGGCCATCATCCCTTTCTACGTGGTTTTATCCCTCACGTATCTCGGCACTACATCCATGATAGAACTGGCTAACGTTCAGCAGGCGGTACAAGCGCTCCGCATCATGCGCATCGCACGTATTTTCAAGCTGGCACGCCACTCCTCCGGGCTGCAGACCCTCACCTATGCGCTGAAGAGGAGCCTGAAAGAGCTGGGGCTTCTCCTCATGTACATGGGTGTGGGGATCTTTGTGTTCTCAGCGCTGGCCTACACCATGGAGCAAAGCCACCCAGAGACCCTCTTCAGGAGCATTCCGCAGTCCTTCTGGTGGGCCATCATCACCATGACCACAGTGGGCTACGGAGACATCTACCCCAAAACCACACTGGGCAAGTGCAATGCTGCGGTCAGCTTCCTGTGCGGGGTGATAGCCATCGCCCTGCCCATACACCCCATCATCAATAACTTTGTGGTCTTCTACAATAAGCAGAAAGTGCTGGAAACAGCAGCGAAGCATGAGGTGGAGCTGATGGAGCTGAAATCTGATGAGGATGCACGCAGGAAAAGTAGAAATTATGATTAA